In Dyadobacter subterraneus, a single genomic region encodes these proteins:
- the tnpC gene encoding IS66 family transposase codes for MTAAEPDYKLLYEQAQQKLEQTEQKLRLALLDANELRRKLFGIRSDNRVKKHLEGQLDLFPLGATSEDIQNSEELAVREAKSLNQEQDNQGEKRQKAARTRMVLPDELEREEVIIDPEGDLTEYKVIGQEVTEILVMVPACFKVRRIVRRKWALRDSVNSDAKGVLIAPIPSRTIQRGLFDESVLAHLLTGKFVDHLPLYRQKQIFERIGMKIPPSTLTDNTNAACKSLEPIYNALKREVLANLYLQIDETSIQVLENSGKKGSSHKGYLWAYHAPADGLVFFDYCPGRDKTGPERILKDFSGVIQTDGYNVYQSLFEKNQSIYHYFCMSHIRRKFDEAVKNDNQRAAWAVGTIGQLYGIEKEIREHTPPLSEGQIVEKRMTKALPILTQLHEWMQQEYPKVLPQSPIGKAIGYALPLMESMRLYALHGDLQIDNNLIENAIRPIALGRRNYLFAGTHDTAQNAAMIYSLFATCKKHGVNPNDWLLDILRKMNDPDYDGRFSDLLPNRWKLNQ; via the coding sequence ATGACCGCAGCAGAACCAGACTATAAATTATTATACGAACAGGCCCAGCAGAAGCTGGAGCAGACCGAGCAAAAACTTAGGCTGGCGCTGTTGGATGCTAATGAATTACGCAGAAAACTTTTCGGAATAAGATCTGATAACAGAGTAAAAAAACATCTGGAAGGGCAACTTGATCTTTTCCCTTTAGGTGCCACATCTGAGGATATACAAAACTCGGAAGAACTTGCAGTTAGGGAAGCTAAGAGTCTTAACCAGGAGCAGGACAACCAAGGTGAAAAGCGTCAGAAAGCAGCTCGCACAAGAATGGTATTGCCAGACGAGCTGGAAAGGGAAGAAGTCATAATTGATCCTGAAGGTGATCTGACTGAATATAAAGTGATTGGTCAGGAAGTCACTGAAATACTGGTAATGGTCCCTGCCTGCTTCAAGGTGCGCAGAATCGTTCGCCGCAAGTGGGCATTGAGAGATTCTGTTAACTCAGATGCAAAGGGTGTACTGATTGCACCAATACCATCCCGGACAATCCAACGAGGTCTCTTTGATGAATCCGTCCTTGCACATCTTCTTACCGGTAAATTCGTGGATCATCTCCCACTGTACCGGCAAAAGCAGATCTTCGAGCGGATAGGAATGAAAATCCCGCCTTCGACACTAACGGATAATACCAATGCAGCATGTAAATCCCTGGAACCGATCTACAATGCTTTGAAGCGTGAAGTATTGGCCAATCTGTACTTGCAGATTGACGAGACCAGCATACAGGTCCTGGAAAACAGCGGAAAGAAAGGAAGCTCTCACAAGGGCTACTTGTGGGCTTATCATGCCCCTGCAGATGGACTGGTTTTCTTCGATTATTGTCCAGGGCGAGATAAAACAGGACCGGAAAGAATATTAAAAGACTTCTCAGGCGTTATCCAGACTGATGGATACAATGTCTATCAGAGCCTTTTTGAGAAGAATCAATCCATCTACCATTACTTTTGTATGTCCCATATCCGCAGGAAGTTTGATGAAGCGGTTAAAAATGACAACCAGAGAGCTGCTTGGGCGGTAGGAACTATCGGTCAGCTTTACGGGATTGAAAAGGAAATCCGTGAGCATACGCCACCACTCAGTGAAGGTCAGATTGTCGAAAAAAGGATGACGAAAGCCCTGCCGATACTCACCCAACTACACGAATGGATGCAGCAGGAGTATCCCAAAGTACTACCACAGAGTCCTATTGGAAAGGCGATTGGATATGCTCTTCCATTGATGGAAAGTATGAGACTATATGCGCTCCATGGAGATTTACAAATCGATAATAATCTGATCGAGAATGCTATCAGACCAATCGCATTGGGTCGGCGTAATTACCTCTTTGCAGGCACGCATGACACTGCTCAAAATGCTGCCATGATCTATTCTCTTTTCGCCACATGTAAAAAGCATGGAGTAAATCCGAACGACTGGCTGCTGGATATTCTTCGCAAAATGAATGATCCTGATTATGATGGTAGATTCTCAGACCTTCTTCCAAACCGCTGGAAACTGAATCAATAA
- a CDS encoding isoaspartyl peptidase/L-asparaginase family protein: MKPTRRSFLRLSALAIPFTQVNKLFASTAVNKPIVVSTWDSGQIANSAAWPVLEKGGKALDAVEQAAIAIENDINCCVGLGGNPDRDGYVTLDASIMDEKANCGSVAFMERIKHPISVARKLMETTPHVFLAGVGAQQFALANGFPLESGELSPDAAKAYKQWLVKAEYKPVINIEHQQAHPKGEHGPFAPNRFDDGSFNHDTMGTIALDTNGDVSGMCTTSGMGFKMRGRVGDTPIIGAGLFVDNEVGAATSSGQGEEVIRVCGTHLVVEFMRNGLSPFDACKKAVERIVKPNPERAKTFQVGFIAINKQGEVGAYSVQKGFNYTVTEKGGKGKVINAKSHFA, translated from the coding sequence ATGAAACCAACCCGCCGTTCCTTTTTGCGATTGTCAGCACTGGCAATCCCGTTTACCCAAGTTAACAAACTTTTTGCCTCCACGGCCGTCAACAAACCTATTGTTGTTTCGACCTGGGACAGTGGACAAATCGCCAATTCTGCTGCATGGCCTGTTTTGGAAAAAGGCGGAAAAGCTTTGGACGCTGTGGAACAAGCGGCGATCGCTATCGAAAATGATATCAATTGCTGTGTTGGTCTGGGTGGAAATCCTGACCGCGACGGATATGTTACGCTGGATGCAAGTATCATGGATGAAAAGGCAAATTGCGGTTCGGTCGCGTTTATGGAAAGAATCAAACACCCGATTTCCGTTGCCAGAAAATTGATGGAAACCACACCGCACGTATTTTTGGCCGGTGTTGGCGCACAACAATTTGCATTGGCAAACGGATTCCCGCTTGAATCCGGCGAGCTTTCTCCCGATGCTGCAAAAGCTTACAAACAATGGTTGGTAAAAGCTGAATACAAACCTGTTATCAATATCGAACACCAGCAGGCGCATCCAAAAGGTGAACATGGACCATTTGCGCCAAACCGCTTTGACGATGGTTCTTTCAATCATGATACGATGGGAACAATCGCTCTGGATACTAATGGTGATGTTTCAGGTATGTGTACTACCAGTGGAATGGGTTTCAAAATGCGTGGCCGCGTTGGTGACACGCCAATTATTGGAGCCGGTTTATTTGTAGATAATGAAGTAGGCGCGGCAACTTCATCAGGACAGGGCGAAGAAGTGATCCGGGTTTGCGGAACACACCTTGTTGTTGAATTTATGCGTAACGGACTTTCGCCTTTTGACGCTTGTAAAAAAGCAGTGGAAAGAATTGTAAAACCCAACCCGGAACGTGCCAAAACTTTCCAGGTTGGATTTATTGCGATCAACAAACAAGGTGAAGTTGGTGCTTATTCTGTTCAGAAAGGATTTAATTATACAGTAACAGAAAAAGGCGGCAAAGGAAAAGTAATTAACGCCAAAAGTCATTTTGCGTGA
- a CDS encoding DUF4302 domain-containing protein — protein sequence MKNKYLSYLLLVLLAGLWSCSDDNDVFEQTADERVNAALAAYQKQLSDAPYGWKGIIYPGGGGVYSFYFKFNDQNRVVMYSDFAAESAATPKESSYRVKAMQAPSLIFDTYSYLHVLADPDAEVNGGTYGDGLRSDYEFAFAEDSLNTGNITLTGTKNQSKLILIKATQEEATAYGNGGMAKSLLFNNISKYLYYFKRFTAGGVTYEILVNQNDRKITLNWLTGTTANTFTTDYYYGATGISFLTPFVNGSTTINGLNDITWDAANSIIGLTVAGTKTTIVDNPKPLRVDQTAARRWYQSAVAADSYWFSFDGFHVNGVDDAFKVNTLTYQGSPYYYYFYWPAFGSNYDAFGPAFVTDNSLALYYADAPRTPTFASDGRIVFVASGTLGAGYPTDGPVITSKTYLYDTSGFYIIQLSDNAYDMVSAKDGKGWINWIRN from the coding sequence ATGAAAAATAAGTATCTGTCCTATCTGTTATTAGTTCTTCTTGCCGGGCTTTGGTCTTGCAGTGACGACAATGACGTTTTTGAACAAACAGCGGATGAACGTGTCAATGCAGCACTTGCCGCATACCAGAAACAATTATCCGACGCCCCTTATGGATGGAAGGGAATTATTTATCCTGGCGGCGGCGGTGTTTACAGTTTTTATTTCAAATTCAATGATCAGAATCGCGTCGTGATGTACTCCGATTTTGCTGCCGAATCTGCTGCTACACCAAAGGAAAGCAGTTATCGTGTAAAAGCGATGCAGGCGCCGTCTTTGATTTTCGATACGTACTCTTACCTCCATGTACTGGCAGATCCGGATGCAGAAGTTAATGGCGGAACGTATGGTGACGGTTTAAGATCTGATTATGAATTTGCTTTTGCCGAGGATTCTTTGAATACTGGAAATATTACTTTAACGGGTACAAAAAATCAAAGCAAACTGATATTAATAAAAGCGACTCAGGAAGAAGCGACGGCCTATGGAAATGGCGGAATGGCCAAGAGTTTACTTTTTAACAACATTTCAAAATATCTGTATTACTTCAAACGCTTCACTGCCGGTGGCGTTACTTATGAAATTTTGGTAAATCAGAATGACAGAAAGATCACATTAAACTGGCTTACCGGTACAACGGCAAATACGTTTACAACAGATTATTATTACGGAGCAACCGGTATCTCATTTTTGACGCCATTTGTAAATGGCTCAACGACAATTAATGGCTTAAATGATATTACCTGGGATGCTGCAAATTCAATAATCGGGCTGACCGTTGCCGGTACGAAAACAACGATTGTTGATAATCCCAAACCTTTAAGAGTAGATCAGACTGCGGCGAGGAGATGGTATCAGTCGGCGGTTGCTGCGGACAGTTACTGGTTTTCTTTTGATGGATTTCATGTGAACGGCGTGGATGATGCTTTTAAAGTAAACACACTTACTTATCAGGGATCGCCTTATTATTATTACTTCTACTGGCCGGCATTCGGATCAAATTATGATGCTTTCGGACCTGCTTTTGTAACGGATAATTCCCTTGCCTTGTATTATGCGGATGCTCCGAGGACGCCAACTTTTGCTTCGGATGGACGAATTGTATTTGTTGCAAGCGGTACGTTAGGAGCAGGTTATCCAACGGACGGCCCTGTTATAACTTCAAAAACTTATTTGTACGATACCAGCGGTTTTTACATTATCCAGCTTTCTGATAATGCTTACGATATGGTGAGTGCGAAGGATGGAAAAGGATGGATTAACTGGATAAGAAATTAA
- a CDS encoding alpha-L-fucosidase, giving the protein MKKNLLLFFIIFAIGSKTQAQYEADWKSLDKRETPTWFKDAKFGIFIHWGLYSVPSWATKSGADGFGSGYSEWYWQRLMDPKLKIHKEFVAFQEKNYGPNSKYQDFAGEFKAELFNPDDWADIFKDAGAKYVVLTSKHHEGYALWPSAESWNWNSMDVGPHRDLAGDLTKSVKDKGLHMGFYYSLYEWYNPTYKSDVNRYVDSHMIPQMKDLVTRYQPDILWTDGEWDQTSETWKSKEFLTWLFNNKSVNKNIVVNDRWGNDTKGKHGSFFTTEYGQGTSSDTHPWEECRGIGESFGYNRNENLEDYMSSDKLIHSLIHIVSKGGNFLLNIGPTADGRIPVIMQQRLKDLGKWLKVNGDAIYGSERWNNSASASKDSTVFFTKKGKDLYVICSEWPDQLAISGISKPKRITMLGYTGNINSSQSKGKLIISAPTVTPKTLPCNSAWVFKLEGIL; this is encoded by the coding sequence ATGAAAAAAAACCTGCTCCTCTTTTTCATTATTTTTGCTATTGGCTCAAAAACTCAGGCTCAATACGAGGCTGACTGGAAATCACTGGACAAGCGTGAAACGCCAACCTGGTTTAAGGATGCAAAATTTGGTATTTTTATCCACTGGGGATTGTATTCCGTTCCGTCCTGGGCAACAAAATCCGGCGCAGATGGTTTTGGAAGCGGATATTCCGAATGGTACTGGCAACGTTTAATGGATCCGAAATTGAAAATCCACAAAGAATTTGTCGCTTTTCAGGAAAAAAATTATGGACCAAATTCAAAATACCAGGATTTCGCAGGCGAGTTTAAAGCCGAGCTTTTTAATCCTGACGACTGGGCAGATATATTTAAAGATGCTGGTGCAAAATATGTTGTTTTAACGTCTAAACATCATGAAGGTTACGCGCTGTGGCCAAGTGCAGAATCATGGAACTGGAATTCTATGGACGTTGGTCCGCACCGTGATCTGGCGGGAGATCTGACAAAATCTGTAAAAGACAAAGGCTTGCATATGGGCTTTTATTATTCGCTTTATGAATGGTATAACCCGACTTATAAATCAGATGTGAACCGTTATGTGGATTCCCATATGATTCCGCAAATGAAGGATCTGGTTACGAGATATCAGCCAGATATTCTATGGACAGACGGAGAATGGGACCAAACTTCGGAAACATGGAAAAGCAAGGAATTTCTGACCTGGCTTTTCAATAATAAATCAGTTAACAAAAATATTGTAGTAAACGACCGCTGGGGAAATGATACCAAGGGAAAACACGGTAGCTTTTTCACCACAGAATACGGTCAGGGAACTTCCTCGGATACGCATCCATGGGAAGAATGCCGTGGAATTGGTGAATCATTTGGCTACAACAGAAATGAAAATCTGGAAGATTATATGAGCAGTGACAAGCTGATTCATTCGCTAATCCACATCGTTTCAAAAGGTGGTAATTTTCTGCTGAATATTGGGCCAACTGCTGACGGGAGAATTCCTGTTATCATGCAGCAAAGATTGAAAGATCTTGGAAAATGGCTGAAAGTAAATGGTGATGCTATTTATGGTTCCGAACGCTGGAATAATTCGGCCTCAGCTTCAAAAGACAGTACTGTTTTCTTTACCAAAAAAGGAAAAGATTTATACGTAATTTGCTCAGAATGGCCTGATCAACTGGCCATCAGCGGTATCTCGAAACCGAAGCGTATAACGATGCTGGGTTATACTGGAAATATAAATTCCAGTCAGTCAAAAGGGAAATTGATCATTTCGGCTCCGACTGTCACACCTAAAACTTTGCCATGTAATTCTGCCTGGGTTTTCAAACTTGAAGGTATTTTATAA
- a CDS encoding zinc-binding metallopeptidase, whose translation MNIKITFNYIFSLLALALLMSSCKEDSIGDVADISGLGGDVIAPTAIDKYLLDSLTTPYNIQMKYRWDQFEFGDVTKTLVPPKEEKIIPLSRVVKSAWILPYVQQKDLTFFNMYSPKTFILSGSVQYLSNGGVVLGQAEGGRKIVLFDVNNFKTRSTAGYVAATDSVKVKEFVHTLQHEFGHILHQNILYPVEFKTICKGLFQGENWINITDAEARRDGFVTAYSSSGFDDDFVETIAMLLIEGKGGWEKLINSIPAGFSVNGTSQADAQAKLRRKEALVVSYYKTAWGIDFYELQKKTRAALVPLL comes from the coding sequence ATGAATATAAAAATTACCTTCAACTATATCTTTTCTCTTCTCGCATTGGCTCTTTTGATGAGTTCATGTAAGGAAGATTCGATCGGTGATGTTGCCGATATTTCCGGTCTGGGTGGTGACGTGATCGCTCCGACGGCAATTGATAAATATCTTTTGGATAGTTTGACAACACCGTATAACATCCAGATGAAATATCGTTGGGATCAGTTTGAATTTGGAGATGTAACCAAAACATTGGTGCCGCCAAAAGAGGAGAAAATTATCCCATTGTCACGCGTTGTAAAAAGTGCCTGGATTTTACCATATGTCCAGCAGAAAGATCTGACATTCTTCAATATGTATTCCCCAAAAACTTTCATTCTTTCGGGAAGTGTGCAGTATTTGTCTAATGGAGGTGTGGTACTTGGCCAGGCGGAAGGCGGAAGAAAAATTGTTCTTTTTGATGTAAATAATTTCAAAACGAGAAGCACAGCCGGTTATGTTGCAGCCACGGATTCAGTTAAAGTGAAAGAGTTTGTCCACACATTGCAGCACGAATTCGGCCATATTTTACATCAGAACATTCTTTATCCGGTTGAATTCAAAACAATTTGTAAGGGATTGTTTCAGGGAGAAAACTGGATTAATATCACCGATGCAGAAGCGCGCCGGGATGGATTTGTTACCGCCTATTCAAGTTCGGGTTTTGATGATGATTTTGTTGAAACGATTGCCATGTTGCTGATTGAGGGAAAAGGAGGATGGGAAAAGCTAATTAATTCAATTCCGGCGGGTTTTAGCGTAAATGGTACAAGCCAGGCGGATGCGCAGGCAAAATTGAGAAGAAAAGAAGCGCTTGTGGTAAGTTATTACAAAACTGCCTGGGGTATTGATTTTTATGAATTACAAAAGAAAACCCGCGCCGCGCTGGTTCCATTGTTATAA
- the tnpB gene encoding IS66 family insertion sequence element accessory protein TnpB (TnpB, as the term is used for proteins encoded by IS66 family insertion elements, is considered an accessory protein, since TnpC, encoded by a neighboring gene, is a DDE family transposase.) — MLSLSSSTRYFLFSQPVDMRCGVYSLAGLVQNGLKLNPLSGDVFVFIGKRANQVRLLQWDGDGYALYAKRLEAGTFERPSDKKLLISTRELTLILQGVKLKSVQLRKRYKQLSTY, encoded by the coding sequence ATGCTGTCTTTATCTTCTTCTACACGTTACTTCTTGTTCAGCCAGCCTGTGGATATGCGCTGCGGAGTCTATTCGCTCGCAGGCCTGGTACAAAACGGTTTAAAGCTGAACCCGCTATCAGGTGATGTCTTTGTGTTTATTGGAAAACGAGCTAATCAGGTGCGTCTGCTACAATGGGATGGCGACGGCTACGCACTCTATGCAAAACGATTAGAGGCAGGTACCTTTGAGCGCCCGTCAGATAAAAAATTACTGATCTCTACGAGGGAACTGACGCTAATTTTACAAGGTGTTAAGTTAAAATCTGTTCAGCTGCGCAAGCGTTATAAACAACTGTCCACCTATTAA
- a CDS encoding alpha-L-fucosidase translates to MKLNRIIPSLLLLLTTAGFAQQHSEQNHSNYIAPTDPLVQQKLSKWQDVKFGLLMHWGTYSQWGIVESWSLCPEDEGWCERRGPHSHDWFEYKKAYEDIERTFNPVKFNPERWALAAKNAGMKYVVFTTKHHDGFAMFDSKYTDYKITNTPFKSNPKANVTKEVLSAFRNQGFMTGTYFSKPDWNTPSYWWKYFPPKDRNVSYDPKKYPDQWNKFKEFTYNQIEELMSDYGSVDILWLDGGWIRPKSTIDPNISWQKSIPYDQDIDMAKIAKMARSHQPGLLVVDRTVTGEFENYVTPEQSIPDHYMSIPWESCLTMGDSWSYIPKENFKSTEKLVHTLVDIVAKGGNLLLNIAPGPDGEWHEEAYQRLNEIGKWMNVNGVGIYETKPVAPYRQGKWAYTKKGNTTYAFYLAEKGETVPASLKPDGLTIPATAKITIAGNKKALRLKNGMIEVPAKTIAEVGKQPAYLFVIN, encoded by the coding sequence ATGAAATTAAACCGGATTATTCCTTCCCTACTCCTCTTACTGACGACGGCTGGTTTTGCGCAGCAGCATTCTGAGCAAAATCACTCCAACTATATCGCTCCGACGGATCCGTTAGTACAACAAAAACTAAGCAAATGGCAGGATGTAAAATTCGGTCTGCTTATGCACTGGGGAACTTACAGTCAGTGGGGAATTGTGGAATCCTGGTCGCTTTGCCCGGAAGATGAAGGCTGGTGTGAACGCCGTGGACCTCATTCGCACGACTGGTTTGAATATAAAAAAGCATATGAAGACATTGAAAGAACATTTAATCCGGTAAAATTCAACCCTGAAAGGTGGGCTTTGGCGGCGAAAAACGCCGGGATGAAATATGTTGTTTTTACAACAAAACATCACGACGGATTTGCAATGTTTGATTCAAAGTACACAGATTATAAAATCACAAATACACCTTTCAAATCCAACCCGAAAGCTAACGTTACCAAAGAAGTTTTGTCGGCATTCCGTAATCAAGGGTTCATGACAGGAACTTACTTCTCAAAACCTGACTGGAATACGCCATCTTACTGGTGGAAATATTTCCCGCCAAAAGATCGTAACGTTTCGTATGATCCTAAAAAATATCCTGACCAGTGGAATAAATTTAAAGAATTCACTTATAACCAGATTGAGGAATTGATGTCTGATTATGGTTCTGTTGATATTCTTTGGCTGGATGGCGGCTGGATTCGTCCAAAAAGTACCATCGATCCAAATATCAGCTGGCAGAAGAGTATTCCTTACGACCAGGATATTGACATGGCGAAAATCGCTAAAATGGCACGTTCGCATCAGCCGGGATTATTGGTGGTAGATCGTACCGTTACAGGTGAATTTGAAAATTATGTTACGCCGGAACAGTCAATTCCTGATCATTACATGTCTATTCCGTGGGAATCATGTTTGACAATGGGTGATTCGTGGTCATATATTCCAAAAGAAAATTTCAAGTCGACAGAAAAACTGGTTCATACTTTGGTAGATATCGTAGCCAAAGGAGGAAACCTTTTGCTGAACATCGCTCCGGGACCAGATGGAGAATGGCATGAAGAAGCATATCAGCGCCTGAATGAAATTGGAAAATGGATGAACGTGAATGGTGTTGGCATTTATGAAACCAAACCTGTTGCGCCATATCGTCAGGGGAAATGGGCTTATACTAAAAAAGGAAATACTACCTACGCATTTTATCTTGCTGAAAAAGGAGAAACTGTTCCTGCAAGTTTAAAACCGGATGGACTGACGATTCCTGCAACAGCGAAAATTACGATTGCAGGTAATAAAAAGGCATTGCGTCTTAAAAACGGAATGATTGAAGTTCCTGCCAAAACGATTGCAGAAGTTGGTAAGCAGCCTGCTTATTTGTTTGTAATTAACTAG
- a CDS encoding ABC transporter ATP-binding protein, which yields MVLEIRNLTQRYGSFEVLSIPSWTVDYGIYWIQGENGAGKSTLFRTLAGMLPSSGDIILDQKYNLKNQPVDYRLRLNLGEAEPLYPSFLTPGDLIAFIAEAKQSPAGQSEMLIDALGINYLKNSFGSCSSGMVKKVSLAVAFLGNPSIIILDEPLITIDKEARLALFNLIEKYHAKGVTFLISSHQLFQQEGLHVTDSFALKNKNLIKLETV from the coding sequence ATGGTTCTTGAAATTCGAAATTTAACACAGCGATACGGATCATTTGAAGTATTGTCAATTCCCTCATGGACAGTTGATTATGGAATTTACTGGATTCAGGGAGAAAATGGTGCTGGGAAATCTACACTTTTCAGAACTTTGGCAGGCATGTTACCAAGTTCGGGTGACATCATTTTAGATCAAAAGTATAATCTTAAAAATCAGCCGGTTGACTATCGTCTAAGGTTAAATCTTGGTGAAGCGGAACCATTATATCCTTCTTTTCTGACGCCTGGTGATTTGATAGCGTTTATCGCAGAAGCAAAACAAAGTCCAGCCGGACAATCTGAAATGTTGATTGACGCTTTGGGAATCAACTATTTGAAAAATTCCTTCGGAAGCTGTTCAAGTGGAATGGTTAAAAAAGTCTCTCTTGCCGTAGCTTTTTTGGGAAATCCATCTATCATTATTTTGGATGAACCGCTCATTACCATTGATAAAGAAGCCAGACTGGCGCTTTTCAATCTGATCGAAAAGTATCATGCAAAAGGTGTTACTTTTTTGATTTCTTCACATCAGCTTTTTCAACAGGAAGGGTTGCATGTGACAGATAGTTTTGCTTTGAAAAATAAAAATTTAATCAAGCTTGAAACTGTATGA
- the tnpA gene encoding IS66 family insertion sequence element accessory protein TnpA — MKKEQHKSQQRYHQLYLRWKSSGKGARVFCEQESVKYSTFWYWAKRFKASTLPEAEFIEMKVNKIEVKSSQPVAELRVTDKSALVFYELPEPSWVKALLA, encoded by the coding sequence ATGAAAAAAGAACAACACAAATCCCAGCAACGGTATCACCAGCTCTATCTTCGATGGAAAAGTAGCGGAAAAGGTGCTCGTGTATTCTGCGAGCAGGAATCCGTTAAGTATTCAACATTCTGGTATTGGGCCAAAAGGTTTAAAGCCAGTACTCTTCCGGAGGCTGAGTTCATCGAAATGAAGGTTAATAAGATCGAAGTAAAGTCTTCTCAACCAGTCGCGGAACTTCGAGTGACCGACAAAAGTGCTCTTGTTTTCTATGAGTTGCCAGAGCCCTCATGGGTAAAAGCACTACTGGCTTAA
- a CDS encoding alpha-L-fucosidase → MIKSIAALFLLTAINTFAQTPPKPYGALPAPRQIAWHETEVYGIVHFTPTTFENKEWGFGDADPKSFNPKDFNAEQIVLAAKAGGLRGIVFVAKHHDGFALWPTKTTEYNISKSPFRGGKGDMVKEVADAARKHGLRFGVYCSPWDRNNAKYGTAEYLAIYREQLKELYTNYGPLFMSWHDGANGGDGYYGGAKEKRSIDNTTYYQWDSTWTNLTRKLQPSANIFSDVGWDVRWVGNEDGEAAETSWATLTPVPSKGQNVAVPGQANADENPGGTRNGKFWIPAECDVPLRKGWFYHPDQKPKTPEKLFELYLKSVGRGAGLDLGLAPDTRGQLHEDDVVALKTFGDRVKNTFATNLIARASSKAVNVRGYNSIYSAKNILDGKPESYWATDEDFKTPEVTIDLSNPVTFDIICLQEYIKLGQRIEGFAVDVWEGSDWKEVATGTSVGAKRLIKLSAPVTGQKFRLRITKSPVSVAINEFGLYKDSM, encoded by the coding sequence ATGATAAAATCAATAGCCGCGTTATTTTTGTTAACGGCCATTAATACCTTTGCACAAACACCTCCAAAACCTTACGGCGCTTTGCCTGCACCAAGACAAATTGCATGGCACGAGACAGAAGTTTACGGCATTGTGCACTTCACGCCTACCACTTTCGAAAATAAGGAATGGGGTTTTGGAGATGCTGATCCGAAGTCATTCAATCCAAAAGATTTTAATGCGGAACAAATTGTACTGGCTGCAAAAGCGGGCGGATTGAGAGGAATTGTTTTCGTGGCAAAACATCATGATGGATTTGCGCTGTGGCCCACAAAGACTACTGAATACAATATTTCAAAAAGTCCTTTCCGCGGTGGAAAAGGTGATATGGTTAAAGAAGTGGCGGACGCAGCCCGTAAACATGGTCTGAGATTTGGCGTTTATTGCTCTCCATGGGACAGAAACAATGCCAAATACGGAACAGCTGAATACCTGGCAATTTACCGCGAACAGCTCAAAGAATTGTATACAAACTACGGTCCATTGTTCATGTCATGGCACGATGGTGCCAACGGCGGCGATGGTTATTATGGCGGTGCAAAAGAGAAACGTTCAATCGACAACACGACTTACTACCAATGGGATTCTACCTGGACAAACCTGACACGCAAATTGCAACCGTCGGCTAACATTTTCAGTGATGTGGGCTGGGATGTTCGCTGGGTTGGAAATGAAGATGGCGAAGCGGCTGAAACTTCGTGGGCAACGTTGACACCGGTTCCTTCGAAAGGACAAAATGTAGCTGTTCCTGGTCAGGCAAATGCAGATGAAAATCCAGGCGGAACAAGAAATGGTAAATTCTGGATACCTGCCGAATGTGATGTTCCGCTTCGCAAAGGCTGGTTTTACCATCCGGATCAAAAACCAAAAACGCCGGAAAAACTTTTTGAATTGTATTTAAAAAGCGTAGGACGTGGCGCAGGACTTGATTTAGGACTTGCTCCTGATACCAGAGGTCAGCTTCATGAAGACGATGTAGTGGCGTTGAAAACATTTGGAGACCGGGTTAAAAATACTTTTGCTACAAACCTGATCGCCCGTGCAAGCTCAAAAGCTGTCAATGTACGTGGATATAATTCTATTTACAGTGCCAAAAATATCCTTGACGGAAAACCGGAATCTTACTGGGCAACGGATGAAGATTTCAAAACTCCGGAAGTAACAATCGATCTAAGTAATCCTGTGACTTTTGATATTATTTGTTTGCAGGAATATATAAAACTGGGACAAAGAATCGAAGGTTTTGCAGTGGACGTTTGGGAAGGAAGTGACTGGAAAGAAGTAGCTACCGGAACAAGTGTTGGTGCCAAACGTTTAATCAAATTATCTGCGCCCGTAACAGGCCAGAAATTCAGATTAAGAATCACAAAATCACCAGTTAGTGTAGCGATCAATGAATTTGGATTGTATAAGGATTCGATGTAA